One window of Bacteroides sp. AN502(2024) genomic DNA carries:
- a CDS encoding 4-hydroxy-3-methylbut-2-enyl diphosphate reductase yields MIKVEIDEGSGFCFGVVTAIHKAEEELAKGETLYCLGDIVHNSREVDRLKTMGLITINREEFKQLKDAKVLLRAHGEPPETYMIARENNIEIIDATCPVVLRLQKRIKQSYLADSDEKKQIVIYGKSGHAEVLGLVGQTDGKAIVIEKAEEAKKLDLNKSIRLFSQTTKSLDEFQEIVAYFKQHISPKATFEYYDTICRQVANRMPKLREFAATHDLIFFVSGKKSSNGKMLFEECLKVNANSHLIDNEKEIDPSLLQNVKSIGICGATSTPKWLMEKIYNHIRTLIKE; encoded by the coding sequence ATGATTAAGGTAGAGATAGACGAAGGTTCCGGCTTCTGCTTCGGTGTAGTGACAGCCATTCATAAGGCAGAAGAAGAGTTGGCAAAAGGTGAAACACTCTATTGCCTCGGAGACATCGTGCACAATAGCCGGGAAGTGGACAGGCTGAAAACGATGGGGTTAATCACAATCAACCGAGAAGAATTCAAGCAACTGAAGGATGCTAAAGTGTTGCTCCGAGCGCATGGAGAGCCACCGGAAACTTATATGATTGCCCGTGAAAATAATATAGAGATCATCGACGCGACCTGTCCGGTTGTATTACGTTTACAGAAACGTATCAAACAAAGCTATCTGGCAGACAGTGACGAAAAAAAACAAATTGTCATCTACGGAAAGAGCGGTCATGCTGAAGTGCTGGGACTGGTGGGACAGACAGACGGAAAAGCAATTGTGATCGAAAAGGCAGAAGAAGCCAAAAAACTGGATTTAAACAAAAGTATCCGCCTTTTCTCACAAACCACCAAGTCATTGGATGAGTTTCAGGAAATCGTAGCATACTTCAAACAACATATTTCACCGAAGGCAACTTTCGAATATTATGATACTATTTGCCGCCAGGTTGCCAACCGAATGCCTAAGCTCCGGGAATTTGCGGCTACACACGATCTGATTTTCTTTGTCAGCGGTAAAAAGAGTTCGAACGGAAAGATGTTGTTTGAAGAATGTCTGAAGGTGAACGCTAATTCACATTTGATAGATAACGAGAAAGAAATCGATCCTTCTCTTCTTCAAAACGTAAAATCGATTGGTATATGTGGAGCGACTTCTACTCCGAAATGGTTAATGGAGAAGATTTACAATCACATCCGGACGCTTATTAAAGAATAA
- a CDS encoding energy transducer TonB yields the protein MEVKKSPKADLEGKKSTWLLVGYVVVLAFMFVAFEWTQRDVKIDTSQVVADVVFEEEIIPITETPEQATPPPPEAPKVAELLEIVDDKAEIEEATTIINEDNQAPVEVKYVPVQVVEEEPEEQTIFEVVENMPDFPGGQAALMQYLAKNIKYPTIAQENGTQGRVIVQFVVNKDGSIVDAKVVRSVDPYLDKEALRVINTMPKWKPGMQRGKPVRVKFTVPVMFRLQ from the coding sequence ATGGAAGTTAAAAAATCACCTAAAGCAGACTTGGAAGGCAAGAAGTCTACATGGCTGCTCGTTGGTTACGTGGTAGTTCTAGCTTTCATGTTCGTGGCGTTCGAATGGACCCAGCGTGACGTGAAAATAGATACAAGCCAGGTCGTAGCTGATGTTGTGTTTGAAGAGGAAATCATTCCTATTACTGAAACCCCGGAACAGGCAACACCACCACCACCTGAGGCTCCAAAGGTAGCAGAGCTACTGGAGATTGTGGATGATAAGGCTGAAATCGAAGAAGCAACAACTATTATTAATGAAGATAATCAAGCTCCAGTAGAGGTTAAGTACGTGCCTGTACAGGTTGTTGAAGAAGAACCGGAAGAACAGACAATTTTCGAGGTTGTAGAAAATATGCCGGATTTCCCGGGTGGACAAGCCGCTTTGATGCAGTATCTGGCAAAAAATATTAAATATCCGACTATCGCACAGGAAAACGGGACTCAAGGACGTGTTATCGTACAGTTCGTTGTTAACAAAGACGGTAGTATTGTAGATGCGAAGGTTGTACGTAGCGTTGATCCATATTTGGATAAGGAAGCCCTCCGTGTAATTAATACCATGCCAAAGTGGAAGCCTGGCATGCAGCGCGGAAAACCGGTACGTGTTAAATTTACGGTTCCTGTGATGTTCAGATTGCAGTAA
- a CDS encoding DUF5123 domain-containing protein encodes MSFKTKTEQLIEDISTITGSTAIITWKKNQSVTHFLLTNTETSAVTNIPITSEMNTKGSYQLTDLIASTAYTIGIYNTVNGEEILRGEKSFQTTENFPEGYTPVYLTATDDPNELLATQSGNVVLVVPHSTAITFSKTIIVPEAITSIVFWGASGGAEQATMTTKPILTLGNKDVVRFYNLNVNAQGEYFFNLQKSVEMTEDIATSINTLLIENCTINDSKSVVRAKEGISIKINKVSVSNSIINGCKGDMFAYKESTVAQIPVTEITNSTLIKPQGRIFYAGSNAASFSIDRCTMYGWGGSKAMLELGDKNAQGMSLAIKNTILADGGSNRKAHNANAAANLSLTIEKVYGTNDMTFHSTLSDVTKYDKSSAEVFENPEEGNFKIIDALFPSGIGDPRWTE; translated from the coding sequence TTGAGTTTTAAGACCAAAACAGAACAGTTAATTGAGGACATCTCTACCATCACCGGTTCGACTGCCATTATCACATGGAAAAAGAATCAAAGCGTAACTCACTTCTTACTGACGAACACAGAGACTTCAGCAGTAACAAACATTCCAATTACTTCGGAAATGAACACAAAAGGCAGTTATCAACTTACAGATCTGATAGCTTCTACTGCATACACTATCGGTATATACAATACTGTTAACGGTGAGGAGATATTGAGAGGTGAGAAATCATTCCAAACTACAGAAAATTTCCCAGAAGGCTACACACCTGTATATCTTACAGCTACTGATGATCCCAATGAGTTACTTGCAACACAAAGCGGAAATGTTGTTCTAGTTGTACCGCATTCCACAGCAATCACATTCAGTAAAACTATCATTGTTCCTGAAGCTATTACATCAATAGTATTCTGGGGAGCAAGTGGAGGAGCAGAACAAGCTACAATGACAACTAAGCCTATTTTAACTTTAGGCAATAAAGATGTGGTGCGTTTCTATAATTTAAATGTAAATGCACAAGGGGAATATTTCTTTAATCTTCAGAAAAGTGTAGAAATGACAGAGGATATAGCAACCAGCATCAACACTTTATTAATAGAAAATTGTACAATAAACGACTCTAAATCAGTAGTAAGAGCCAAAGAAGGCATTAGTATCAAAATTAATAAAGTCAGTGTAAGTAACTCTATTATCAACGGTTGTAAAGGAGATATGTTTGCTTATAAAGAATCAACAGTTGCCCAAATTCCTGTCACTGAAATAACTAACAGTACTTTGATTAAACCACAAGGACGTATCTTCTACGCAGGAAGTAATGCAGCTTCTTTCTCTATTGATCGTTGTACGATGTATGGTTGGGGTGGCTCAAAGGCAATGTTAGAATTAGGAGACAAAAACGCTCAAGGAATGTCTTTAGCCATCAAAAATACAATTCTGGCCGATGGTGGAAGCAATAGAAAAGCTCACAATGCAAATGCAGCTGCTAATCTTAGTCTGACTATTGAAAAAGTTTACGGCACCAATGACATGACATTCCATAGTACTCTTAGTGACGTAACCAAATATGACAAATCATCTGCGGAAGTATTCGAAAATCCGGAAGAAGGAAACTTCAAAATCATAGATGCTCTATTCCCAAGCGGCATTGGTGATCCTCGCTGGACGGAATAA
- a CDS encoding IS1182 family transposase — translation MTKIHFRPYIPNQTVLFPGRIDEDIAENDPVRMVDVLVESLNLEGFRKLYKECGRSAYHPRMMLKVILYAYMNNIYSCRKIEKLLHRDIHYIWLAGYEKPDFITINRFRNRVKKEINEVFTQTVLLLSSKGFISLNVEYIDGTKIESKANKYTFVWRKTVERNRERLMKKIHVLLGQIDEFIAQEKSSETNEGIEFTPTMLTEMAGELRNALAQAPDPCTKEEKTALKKKRKQLKELEEHRDKLQEYDGHLENLQARNSYSKTDKDATFMRMKEDAMRNGQTKPGYNLQIGTENQFITDFALFSNPTDTLTMIPFLQSFSGRYDRLAHMVVADSGYGSEENYRFMSENDMEAYVKYNYFHMEQRPGFKPNPFKAENFYYNEEHDYCICPMGQKMRRTGTGHVKTASGYVSENASYRAVRCEGCPLRCLCFKAKGNRTIELNHRLRKYRQKAKELLCSEEGLKHRGQRCIEPEAVFGQIKYNMNYKRFRHFGKEKVFMDFAFLAIAFNIKKMCAKMRKEGIDWMIKLFYKLVPALFRWGEHIYQTNLQKSAA, via the coding sequence ATGACAAAGATACATTTTCGTCCTTACATTCCCAACCAAACAGTGCTTTTTCCTGGGAGAATCGATGAGGATATTGCAGAAAACGATCCGGTTCGCATGGTTGACGTTCTGGTTGAAAGCCTGAATCTTGAAGGTTTCAGAAAGTTATACAAGGAATGCGGCCGTAGTGCTTACCATCCCCGAATGATGCTCAAGGTTATTCTGTATGCCTACATGAACAACATCTACTCCTGCCGGAAAATAGAAAAGCTACTCCATCGTGATATCCATTATATATGGCTGGCCGGATACGAGAAACCGGATTTCATTACCATCAACCGATTCCGCAACCGGGTGAAGAAGGAAATCAACGAGGTGTTTACCCAAACCGTACTTCTGCTTTCTTCCAAAGGTTTCATCAGCCTGAATGTGGAATACATTGACGGTACAAAAATCGAATCCAAGGCAAACAAGTACACTTTCGTCTGGAGAAAAACGGTCGAACGGAACCGTGAACGCCTGATGAAGAAAATACATGTACTATTAGGTCAGATAGACGAGTTCATCGCTCAGGAGAAATCATCAGAGACCAATGAGGGGATAGAGTTTACTCCGACTATGCTGACCGAAATGGCGGGAGAATTACGTAATGCACTTGCACAGGCTCCCGATCCTTGCACGAAAGAGGAAAAGACTGCACTGAAAAAGAAACGCAAACAGCTCAAGGAGCTGGAAGAACACAGAGATAAACTGCAGGAATACGACGGTCATCTGGAAAATCTGCAAGCTCGCAACTCCTATTCCAAGACAGACAAGGATGCCACTTTTATGAGGATGAAGGAGGACGCCATGCGTAACGGGCAGACAAAACCCGGCTACAACCTTCAGATCGGTACCGAGAACCAATTCATTACCGACTTCGCTCTTTTCTCCAATCCTACGGATACACTGACCATGATACCTTTCCTGCAATCCTTTTCAGGCAGATACGACAGATTGGCCCATATGGTGGTTGCCGACTCCGGATATGGTTCTGAGGAAAATTACCGTTTCATGTCTGAAAACGATATGGAAGCCTACGTCAAATACAACTACTTCCACATGGAACAGCGACCCGGATTCAAACCGAATCCGTTCAAGGCCGAAAACTTCTATTACAATGAAGAACATGACTATTGCATCTGCCCCATGGGACAAAAGATGCGGAGGACAGGAACCGGGCATGTGAAAACTGCATCCGGATATGTAAGCGAAAATGCCAGCTACAGAGCCGTCAGATGTGAAGGGTGTCCGTTGAGATGTCTATGTTTTAAGGCAAAGGGAAACAGGACAATAGAACTGAATCACAGACTCAGGAAATACAGGCAGAAAGCCAAAGAATTACTATGTTCCGAAGAAGGACTGAAACACAGAGGGCAAAGATGTATAGAACCGGAAGCTGTGTTCGGGCAAATAAAATATAATATGAACTACAAACGCTTCCGCCATTTTGGAAAGGAGAAGGTCTTTATGGACTTCGCATTCTTGGCCATTGCCTTCAATATAAAAAAGATGTGTGCAAAAATGAGAAAAGAAGGTATAGACTGGATGATTAAACTGTTTTATAAACTTGTACCCGCTCTTTTCAGATGGGGGGAGCACATTTATCAAACAAATCTTCAAAAGAGCGCAGCTTGA
- a CDS encoding transposase, with translation MAKIQKISEIHPTLGFTEFDILEKCRKSFHESELGRLHSVFPFDRMAKAAGLSEQRLGRRNIFSPSAKIALMVLKAYTGFSDRKLVEHLNGNIHYQMFCGIMIPPSLPITNFKIVSAIRNEIASRLDIDSFQEILASHWKPYLDNLHVCMTDATCYESHMRFPTDMKLLWESIEWLYSHICRHCRDLGIRRPRNKYRNVAESYLSYCKKRKRRASRARMLKRRMIKLLEKLLSQRDGLHSEYGALLRYTQDYHKRLSIIRKVLVQEKEMFEGRKVSDRIISIDRHYVRPIVRGKETKSVEFGAKVNNIQIDGISFIEHLSFKAFNEGIRLKDCIRMQQKLMNVRVRCVAADSIYANNANRKFCTKYGISTSFVRKGRAGKDEPLRKVLRSELSKERATRLEGSFGTQKQHYSLARIKARNKKTEILWIFFGIHTANAILMIDKIRNRTGKAA, from the coding sequence ATGGCTAAGATACAAAAAATTTCAGAAATCCACCCAACTTTGGGCTTTACAGAATTTGATATTCTGGAAAAATGCCGCAAGAGTTTTCATGAGAGTGAGCTTGGCAGGCTTCATTCGGTCTTTCCATTTGATCGTATGGCAAAAGCCGCAGGCCTGTCTGAACAACGTTTGGGCCGCAGGAACATATTCAGTCCTTCCGCAAAGATCGCCCTTATGGTCCTGAAGGCATACACCGGATTCTCCGACAGGAAACTGGTGGAACATCTGAACGGGAACATACACTACCAGATGTTCTGTGGCATCATGATCCCCCCGTCCCTTCCCATAACCAACTTCAAGATAGTCAGTGCCATCCGTAATGAGATAGCATCCCGCCTTGACATTGATTCCTTCCAGGAGATCCTGGCTTCACACTGGAAACCTTATCTTGATAACCTTCACGTCTGCATGACCGATGCCACATGCTATGAGAGCCACATGCGTTTTCCTACGGACATGAAACTCCTTTGGGAAAGCATCGAATGGCTCTACAGTCATATATGCCGGCATTGCAGGGATCTGGGCATAAGGCGTCCGCGCAACAAATACAGGAATGTGGCGGAATCCTATCTGTCCTACTGCAAGAAAAGAAAGAGGAGAGCTTCAAGGGCAAGAATGCTTAAGCGCCGTATGATCAAGCTTCTTGAAAAGCTCCTCAGTCAAAGGGATGGGCTCCATAGCGAGTACGGTGCTTTACTCCGATATACGCAGGATTACCATAAGCGTCTTTCCATCATCAGAAAGGTGCTTGTACAGGAAAAGGAAATGTTTGAAGGGCGAAAAGTCAGTGACCGCATCATCAGCATCGACCGTCATTATGTACGTCCCATCGTCAGAGGCAAGGAAACCAAGTCCGTCGAGTTCGGTGCAAAGGTCAATAATATACAGATAGACGGCATATCGTTCATCGAACACCTCTCGTTCAAGGCTTTCAATGAGGGGATACGCTTGAAGGACTGTATCCGTATGCAGCAGAAGCTGATGAATGTAAGGGTAAGATGTGTGGCTGCCGATTCCATATATGCCAATAATGCCAACAGAAAGTTCTGTACTAAATATGGGATATCCACATCCTTTGTGCGCAAGGGAAGGGCGGGCAAAGATGAGCCTTTGAGGAAGGTGCTTAGAAGCGAACTCTCAAAAGAAAGGGCCACACGGCTTGAAGGAAGCTTCGGCACTCAAAAGCAACATTACTCGCTCGCAAGGATAAAGGCAAGGAACAAGAAGACGGAAATCCTGTGGATTTTCTTCGGAATACATACAGCAAATGCCATACTGATGATTGACAAGATCAGGAACAGAACGGGGAAAGCTGCATGA
- a CDS encoding IS4 family transposase, whose product MANITLFAQVISHLPKENIRKIIKSSGSDKHCKGYNTWSQFVSMIFSQFSGCDSVRDISNGLKSATGNLNHLGINRAPSKSTVAYQNANRDSSVFRGIFYSLFQYFGQQALWQRRKFRFKMPIKLLDSTLVSLTLSIYDWAHYTTTKGAVKMHTLLDYDSLLPEFVNITDGKTTDNKAAFDIELHPYSIVVADRGYCDYSLLNNWDSSNVFFVVRHKDNIRYKAIEELPLPEKHAQNVLIDEIIEFELSAAKSKYPKRLRRIAVWNDEHGFEIELLTNNFTLAASSIAALYKARWNIEIFFRNLKQLLRIKSFIGTSRNAVETQIWTAMTTMLILTWLKHIARYKWALANLVVTLRLNTFTKIDLQKWLDQPFTPPPETIEND is encoded by the coding sequence ATGGCAAATATAACACTTTTCGCACAGGTAATATCACATCTCCCGAAAGAAAATATCAGGAAAATCATAAAATCTTCGGGGTCAGACAAGCATTGTAAGGGCTACAATACATGGAGTCAGTTTGTTAGCATGATTTTCAGCCAATTCTCAGGATGTGATTCAGTCAGAGATATCTCAAACGGGCTGAAATCAGCCACCGGCAACCTCAATCATTTGGGAATCAACCGTGCACCATCCAAGTCAACGGTAGCATATCAGAACGCCAACCGAGACAGTTCGGTTTTTCGCGGCATATTCTACTCGTTGTTTCAGTATTTCGGACAGCAAGCCCTATGGCAACGAAGAAAGTTCCGTTTCAAGATGCCGATAAAACTGCTCGACTCCACATTGGTGTCATTGACTCTGTCAATATATGACTGGGCACATTACACTACCACCAAGGGGGCGGTCAAGATGCACACGCTATTGGACTATGACAGTCTTTTGCCGGAGTTCGTGAATATCACCGATGGCAAAACCACCGACAACAAAGCTGCTTTTGATATTGAGTTACATCCGTATAGTATTGTAGTAGCCGACCGAGGCTACTGTGACTACTCATTGCTGAATAATTGGGACAGCAGCAACGTGTTCTTTGTAGTGCGTCATAAAGACAATATCCGGTACAAAGCCATAGAGGAGTTGCCTTTGCCTGAAAAACACGCTCAGAATGTACTTATTGACGAAATAATCGAGTTCGAACTCTCGGCGGCCAAATCCAAATATCCCAAACGTTTACGTCGCATCGCAGTATGGAACGATGAACACGGTTTTGAAATTGAGTTACTCACAAACAACTTCACATTGGCAGCATCAAGCATAGCGGCTCTGTACAAGGCTCGGTGGAACATAGAAATCTTCTTTCGCAACCTCAAGCAACTGCTACGCATCAAGAGCTTTATCGGCACATCCCGCAATGCCGTAGAGACCCAAATATGGACTGCTATGACTACAATGCTGATTCTGACATGGCTAAAGCACATCGCAAGATACAAATGGGCATTGGCTAACCTTGTGGTCACGCTCCGGCTGAACACATTTACCAAAATCGACCTCCAAAAATGGCTTGATCAACCATTTACACCACCTCCCGAAACCATCGAAAACGATTAG
- a CDS encoding RagB/SusD family nutrient uptake outer membrane protein: MKTYIKSMLLGTGLLSLLSCSDFLDQSSPSELKGENVFNSVVYTEQALNKIYADLTYDHTYGSRIPINFGNNTDIELANATKQSEVHQNSERGLGNYYLSKGWNKLDTNWERCFAIIENANIVIDGIRNSDLLAEGTTTRKPMLRYLGEALTMRAMVYYDIVKNYGDVPMRFEPTQPDGSNTYAAKTDRDIILDRLLDDLDEAANYLPWAGEDGYTTEHATAGFAHGLFARIALSRAGYSIREQAKTGYRNHPTCSDEQFPTQRPSETEVQKLHERALAHLDIVVSKQVHKLNPSFENQWDLINKRTLDTKYYENLYEVAHGLGRSGEMGYSTGVRINGASNKYGAKGNSSGNIRLTASYILSFDDNDSRRDITCAYYELKQTTIDNKAVIKETLLSNAPFSAYVAKWDIRKMDDAIISLAQNTDQKWAPGINWVVMRYSDILLMYAEIMYNLYGLESSNPNGTTTKTALEALTEVHIRAFDTASQNAAKTAIEASARNNFMETLDQERAWEFAGECVRKYDLIRWGTLSEKLAQFRTDYKAMIETAPKFIFYKMKADDPYSIDMNSITWRTEQIPNELRNLEDPDKVKEAAKAAGYEYVIGWGTNYEWEKGVPDTSKTTNDLNLEYVDDISSGLNATIKNRHLLPIGSKTISDANGYIDNSYNF, encoded by the coding sequence ATGAAAACTTATATAAAATCAATGTTATTAGGAACCGGATTGTTGAGCTTGCTTTCATGCAGTGACTTTCTCGACCAATCTTCCCCTTCAGAGTTGAAAGGAGAAAATGTTTTTAACTCTGTCGTATATACAGAACAGGCGTTAAACAAAATATATGCCGATTTGACATACGACCACACTTATGGTTCTCGTATTCCTATCAATTTCGGTAATAATACGGATATTGAACTGGCAAATGCAACCAAGCAGTCTGAGGTTCATCAAAATTCAGAAAGAGGATTAGGAAATTACTATCTAAGCAAAGGATGGAATAAACTGGATACAAACTGGGAAAGATGTTTTGCTATTATTGAAAATGCCAATATCGTTATTGACGGTATTCGTAATAGTGACTTGTTGGCAGAAGGAACTACCACCCGTAAACCAATGCTCCGTTATTTAGGAGAAGCATTAACGATGCGTGCAATGGTATATTATGATATAGTTAAAAATTACGGAGATGTTCCGATGCGTTTTGAGCCGACCCAACCTGATGGTTCTAACACGTATGCAGCAAAAACAGACCGTGATATTATTTTAGATCGTCTGTTAGATGATTTGGATGAAGCAGCCAATTACCTTCCTTGGGCTGGTGAAGACGGATACACAACAGAGCATGCCACTGCAGGTTTTGCACATGGGTTATTTGCACGTATTGCTTTATCACGCGCCGGATATAGCATCCGCGAACAAGCAAAAACAGGTTATAGAAATCATCCGACTTGCAGTGACGAACAATTCCCTACTCAACGTCCATCGGAAACAGAAGTTCAAAAATTACACGAACGCGCATTAGCACATTTGGATATTGTAGTTAGCAAACAGGTTCATAAATTAAACCCATCTTTTGAGAACCAATGGGATTTGATCAACAAGCGAACACTGGATACTAAATATTACGAAAATCTATATGAGGTAGCTCACGGATTAGGGAGATCCGGTGAAATGGGCTATAGTACCGGAGTTCGTATTAATGGTGCCAGCAACAAATATGGAGCAAAAGGTAATAGCAGTGGTAATATCAGACTTACAGCTTCTTATATTTTATCTTTTGATGATAACGACAGCCGTAGAGATATTACATGTGCTTACTATGAATTAAAACAAACAACGATAGATAATAAAGCTGTTATAAAAGAGACATTGCTTTCCAATGCTCCTTTCAGTGCTTACGTAGCCAAATGGGATATTCGTAAAATGGACGATGCAATCATCTCTTTGGCACAAAATACAGACCAGAAATGGGCTCCAGGCATTAACTGGGTAGTCATGCGTTATTCTGATATTTTATTGATGTATGCTGAAATTATGTATAACTTGTATGGGTTAGAAAGTAGCAACCCCAATGGTACCACTACCAAAACTGCACTTGAAGCTTTGACAGAAGTACATATTCGTGCCTTTGACACTGCTTCCCAGAACGCAGCTAAAACAGCAATTGAAGCATCTGCCCGAAATAATTTTATGGAAACACTTGATCAAGAGCGTGCATGGGAGTTTGCAGGTGAATGTGTTCGTAAATATGACCTGATACGTTGGGGAACACTTTCTGAAAAGCTGGCTCAATTCAGAACAGACTATAAAGCGATGATTGAGACTGCTCCTAAATTTATCTTCTACAAAATGAAGGCAGATGATCCGTATTCAATTGATATGAATAGCATCACTTGGCGTACCGAACAAATTCCCAACGAACTTAGAAACCTTGAAGATCCTGATAAAGTGAAGGAAGCTGCAAAGGCTGCAGGTTATGAATATGTTATCGGTTGGGGAACCAACTACGAATGGGAAAAAGGAGTACCAGATACTAGTAAAACAACCAATGATTTAAATCTTGAGTATGTAGATGATATTAGCAGCGGTTTAAATGCTACAATCAAAAATAGACATCTATTACCGATAGGATCCAAAACAATTTCAGATGCTAACGGATACATAGATAACTCCTATAATTTTTAA
- the cmk gene encoding (d)CMP kinase, which translates to MKKITIAIDGFSSCGKSTMAKDLAREVGYIYIDSGAMYRAVTLYSIENGIFNGEMIDAEKLKKEIKNIRISFRLSKDTGRPETYLNGVNVENKIRSMEVSSKVSPISTLDFVREEMVAQQQAMGKEKGIVMDGRDIGTTVFPDAELKIFVTATPEIRAQRRYDELKAKGQEVSFCEILENVKQRDYIDQNREVSPLRKAEDALLLDNTDLSIEEQKKWLFEQFNKVSK; encoded by the coding sequence ATGAAAAAGATTACAATTGCAATCGATGGTTTTTCCTCTTGTGGAAAAAGTACAATGGCCAAAGATCTTGCTCGCGAAGTGGGTTACATTTACATTGACAGCGGAGCCATGTATCGTGCGGTCACCTTATATAGTATAGAAAACGGGATTTTCAACGGAGAGATGATTGATGCGGAGAAACTAAAAAAAGAAATCAAGAATATTCGTATCTCTTTCCGACTGAGCAAGGACACCGGACGTCCTGAGACCTATCTAAACGGGGTGAATGTGGAGAATAAAATCCGTTCAATGGAGGTTTCTTCCAAAGTAAGTCCTATCAGTACGCTTGACTTCGTACGTGAAGAAATGGTAGCGCAGCAACAGGCTATGGGAAAAGAAAAGGGAATTGTGATGGATGGTCGAGATATCGGGACCACCGTTTTCCCGGATGCGGAATTGAAAATATTTGTAACCGCCACTCCGGAAATCCGTGCTCAACGCCGTTATGACGAGCTGAAAGCAAAAGGACAGGAAGTCAGTTTCTGCGAAATTTTAGAAAACGTAAAACAACGGGATTATATCGACCAAAACCGGGAAGTAAGTCCGCTGCGCAAAGCTGAAGATGCTCTACTCTTGGACAATACCGACTTATCAATTGAAGAGCAAAAGAAATGGCTTTTCGAGCAATTTAATAAGGTAAGTAAATAG
- the pfkA gene encoding 6-phosphofructokinase, which translates to MGTVKCIGILTSGGDAPGMNAAIRAVTRAAIYNGLQVKGIYRGYKGLVTGEIKEFKSQNVSNIIQLGGTILKTARCKEFTTPEGRQIAYDNMKKEGIDALVIIGGDGSLTGARIFAQEFDVPCIGLPGTIDNDLYGTDTTIGYDTALNTILDAVDKIRDTATSHERLFFVEVMGRDAGFLALNGAIASGAEAAIIPEFSTEVDQLEEFIKNGFRKSKNSSIVLVAESELTGGAMHYAERVKNEYPQYDVRVTILGHLQRGGSPTAHDRILASRLGAAAIDAIMEDQRNVMIGIEHDEIVYVPFSKAIKNDKPIKKDLVNVLKELSI; encoded by the coding sequence ATGGGAACAGTTAAGTGTATCGGAATTTTGACCTCCGGAGGTGATGCTCCGGGAATGAACGCAGCTATACGTGCAGTGACACGTGCAGCTATCTACAATGGATTGCAAGTCAAAGGTATATACAGAGGCTATAAAGGTCTGGTTACAGGTGAAATCAAAGAATTCAAGAGTCAGAATGTGAGTAATATCATCCAGTTGGGTGGTACCATCTTAAAAACAGCCCGCTGTAAAGAATTCACGACTCCCGAAGGTCGTCAAATCGCTTATGACAACATGAAAAAAGAAGGTATTGATGCCTTGGTTATCATCGGCGGAGACGGCTCACTAACAGGTGCACGCATCTTTGCGCAGGAATTTGATGTTCCATGTATCGGACTGCCGGGAACCATCGACAACGACCTTTATGGTACAGATACAACCATCGGATATGATACTGCATTAAATACCATATTGGATGCCGTAGACAAGATTCGTGACACAGCCACTTCGCACGAACGCTTGTTCTTTGTTGAAGTTATGGGACGCGATGCTGGTTTTCTCGCACTGAACGGAGCCATCGCTTCGGGAGCGGAAGCAGCCATTATTCCGGAGTTCAGTACGGAAGTCGATCAATTGGAAGAGTTTATTAAAAACGGATTCCGTAAATCCAAAAACAGTAGTATTGTATTGGTAGCCGAAAGCGAACTGACAGGAGGAGCTATGCATTATGCCGAGCGTGTAAAAAACGAATATCCGCAGTATGATGTGCGTGTGACAATTTTAGGTCACCTACAACGTGGTGGTAGCCCCACTGCCCACGACCGTATCCTAGCAAGCCGCCTCGGCGCTGCTGCTATCGATGCTATTATGGAAGACCAACGTAACGTTATGATTGGAATTGAACACGATGAAATCGTTTACGTACCGTTCAGTAAGGCAATTAAGAATGACAAACCGATCAAAAAAGATCTTGTCAATGTATTGAAAGAACTTTCAATTTAA